One part of the Parabacteroides distasonis ATCC 8503 genome encodes these proteins:
- the rsmG gene encoding 16S rRNA (guanine(527)-N(7))-methyltransferase RsmG: MIDKPINRCPMEQNTEKFSIPNSQFSILTSYFPDLTDRQKEQYAALYDLYTDWNAKINVISRKDIENLYPHHVLHSLGITDMLRFKPGSSVMDLGTGGGFPGIPLAILFPETHFHLVDSIGKKIKVGQAVAEAIGLENVSFRHCRGEEEKQLFDFVVSRAVMPLADLVKIVRKNIKKEQINALPNGLICLKGGELAHEILPFRNQAISMDLKDHFKEEFFETKKVVYVPL; the protein is encoded by the coding sequence ATGATAGATAAACCTATAAACAGATGTCCTATGGAACAAAATACAGAGAAATTCTCAATTCCCAATTCTCAATTTTCAATTCTCACATCTTATTTCCCCGATCTCACCGACCGGCAAAAAGAGCAATACGCCGCCCTATATGACCTATATACGGATTGGAACGCCAAGATCAACGTGATCTCACGGAAGGATATCGAGAACCTATATCCGCATCACGTGCTTCACTCGCTGGGTATCACCGATATGCTGCGTTTCAAGCCGGGTTCCTCGGTGATGGATCTGGGTACGGGAGGCGGTTTTCCCGGCATCCCCTTGGCGATCTTATTCCCTGAGACCCATTTCCATCTGGTAGACAGCATCGGGAAAAAAATCAAGGTGGGACAAGCCGTGGCCGAGGCGATCGGGCTGGAGAACGTATCCTTCCGCCATTGCCGGGGCGAGGAGGAAAAGCAGCTTTTCGATTTCGTGGTAAGCCGTGCCGTGATGCCTCTGGCGGATCTGGTAAAGATCGTCCGCAAGAATATAAAGAAAGAACAGATCAACGCATTGCCCAACGGATTGATTTGTCTGAAAGGTGGAGAGCTGGCGCACGAGATATTGCCTTTCCGGAACCAAGCGATAAGCATGGATCTGAAAGACCATTTTAAAGAAGAGTTTTTTGAAACTAAAAAAGTAGTGTACGTACCCTTATGA